Proteins from one Cicer arietinum cultivar CDC Frontier isolate Library 1 chromosome 3, Cicar.CDCFrontier_v2.0, whole genome shotgun sequence genomic window:
- the LOC101511852 gene encoding uncharacterized protein, with protein MDEEVVTESRKETEVAPALVSVHPDGHYVAVAVGPELRVFDLIGGCAASLVDDSVDQPFHKDNIRAIRFGANGKLFVSAGDDKTLKIWSSQSWQCISTVSSEKRVTAVAISNDGLHVCFADKFGLVWVVDLNQPSRDKKPTPLLSHYCSIITSLEFSPDNRFILSADRDFKIRVTNFPNNPLNGAHQIQSFCLGHTEFVSCLAFVPAQEGPHSLLLSGSGDSTVRLWDISSGALLDTCEVAVKAGLLESNGKAEEHDHAVTNLCTTLDGLLVAVSIQSLRGIVLLRCNVSAQTLSVAKVVSIAGEAFIPTCLANNPLTRELWMVTGVSNLPGYNYPSLARVLVISGIDVEQEPVVLGDNKIPGGEKLLETLQGTASVDDNAFLVAAEAVKAAMCNLLIKKQYPSENREYRKKTRNDRKLKE; from the exons ATGGATGAAGAAGTCGTAACGGAAAGCAGAAAAGAAACAGAAGTAGCACCGGCACTCGTCTCCGTCCATCCAGACGGACACTACGTCGCCGTCGCAGTCGGACCGGAGCTCCGCGTCTTCGACCTCAT TGGCGGTTGTGCAGCTTCTTTAGTTGACGATTCCGTTGACCAACCCTTCCATAAGGATAATATTAGAGCCATTCGATTCGGTGCAAATGGAAAACTCTTCGTTTCCGCTGGTGATGATAAAACCCTCAAGATTTGGTCATCGCAATCTTGGCAATGCATTTCCACCGT GTCATCGGAAAAGAGAGTTACTGCGGTTGCGATAAGCAATGACGGTTTACATGTGTGTTTTGCTGATAAATTCGGTCTCGTTTGGGTTGTGGATCTCAATCAACCTTCACGTGATAAGAAGCCAACACCGCTTCTTTCTCATTATTGTAGTATCATCACTAGCTTG GAATTTTCACCAGATAATCGGTTTATTTTGAGTGCTGATAGGGATTTTAAAATTCGT GTTACTAATTTTCCCAACAATCCCTTAAATGGAGCTCACCAGATACAGAGTTTTTGTCTTGGTCATACAGA GTTTGTTTCCTGCCTTGCCTTTGTTCCTGCTCAGGAAGGTCCTCATAGTCTTCTTTTATCTGGCAGTGGTGATTCCACA GTCCGATTGTGGGATATCTCCTCTGGAGCACTCCTAGACACTTGTGAGGTTGCAGTTaag GCAGGACTTTTAGAGTCCAACGGTAAAGCAGAGGAGCATGACCATGCTGTCACTAATTTGTGTACCACACTGGATGGTTTGCTTGTTGCTGTGTCCATTCAGAG CTTGCGTGGAATTGTATTGTTGCGCTGCAATGTTTCTGCGCAAACACTTTCTGTTGCCAAG GTTGTTTCTATTGCAGGAGAGGCCTTTATACCTACCTGCCTGGCGAACAACCCCCTTACAAGGGAATTGTGGATGGTTACAGGTGTCTCTAATTTACCTGGTTATAATTACCCCTCTTTGGCTCGTGTCCTAGTAATTTCTGGTATTGATGTTGAGCAAGAGCCAGTTGTTCTGGGTGACAATAAGATACCTGGAGGAGAAAAGCTGCTAGAAACATTGCAAGGAACTGCATCTGTTGACGATAATGCTTTTCTGGTAGCAGCTGAAGCAGTCAAAGCAGCAATGTGTAACCTGTTAATAAAGAAGCAATACCCTTCAGAGAATAGAGAATATAGGAAGAAAACCAGAAATGATAGAAAACTCAAAGAGTAG
- the LOC101512165 gene encoding F-box/kelch-repeat protein SKIP30, with protein sequence MSGLIEGLPDAVAIRCLARVPFYLHPKLEVVSRSWQAAIRSPELIKVRKEVGSSEDLLCVCAFDPENVWQLYDPLRDLWITLPVLPSKIRHLSHFGAVSTAGKLFVIGGGSDAVDPLTGDHDGCFATDEVWSYDPVIRQWAPQAPMLVPRSMFACCVMNGKIVVAGGFTSCRKTISQAETYDPENDVWTPMPDLHRTHNSACSGIVIGGKMHVLHKDMSTVQVLNNAGTGWIVEECDWLQGPMAVVQDALCVMSNGCIIKQDKEGKKIISSATEFKKRIGFAMIGLGDDLYMIGGFIGPDRWNWDIKPLSEVDVLTLGSERPTCERPTWRQTAPMTRCRGTIHGCTLLRI encoded by the coding sequence atgtcTGGACTGATTGAAGGCCTTCCTGATGCTGTTGCAATAAGATGTCTTGCACGCGTTCCCTTCTACCTCCACCCGAAGTTAGAGGTTGTCTCTCGTTCTTGGCAAGCAGCCATTCGTAGCCCAGAACTAATAAAAGTTCGAAAGGAAGTTGGTTCATCTGAGGATCTCTTGTGTGTCTGTGCTTTTGATCCAGAGAACGTATGGCAACTGTATGACCCTCTAAGAGATCTCTGGATTACCCTTCCTGTTCTTCCCTCAAAGATCAGACACCTTTCTCACTTTGGTGCTGTATCCACGGCTGGAAAGTTGTTTGTGATTGGCGGTGGAAGTGATGCTGTCGATCCTTTGACCGGCGACCATGATGGATGTTTTGCAACCGATGAAGTCTGGTCATATGATCCCGTAATCCGGCAGTGGGCCCCTCAGGCTCCAATGCTTGTTCCCCGTTCTATGTTTGCATGTTGTGTTATGAATGGAAAAATTGTTGTCGCCGGGGGATTCACTAGCTGTAGGAAAACAATATCTCAAGCAGAAACGTATGACCCTGAGAATGATGTTTGGACTCCAATGCCTGATCTTCATCGCACTCATAATTCAGCTTGTTCAGGAATAGTGATTGGAGGAAAGATGCATGTACTGCACAAGGATATGTCAACAGTGCAAGTTTTAAACAATGCAGGGACTGGATGGATCGTCGAGGAGTGTGATTGGCTTCAAGGTCCAATGGCAGTAGTCCAGGATGCACTTTGTGTTATGAGCAATGGATGTATCATAAAGCAAGACAAAGAAGGGAAAAAGATTATAAGTTCAGCAACagagtttaaaaagagaattggGTTTGCAATGATTGGACTAGGCGATGATTTATACATGATTGGAGGCTTCATTGGACCTGACAGATGGAATTGGGACATTAAGCCATTATCAGAAGTTGATGTTCTCACACTTGGGAGTGAGAGGCCAACTTGTGAAAGACCAACTTGGCGCCAAACAGCTCCAATGACAAGGTGTCGAGGTACCATTCATGGTTGTACACTGCTGAGAATTTAG
- the LOC101511204 gene encoding uncharacterized protein, with the protein METLVVVAQHRNQYYSRSKTKGHAQFGSVSPRHFRGINCRTFQTGSGILPTPFKSSTLLSPDISSKTPLTTPIANSDNKIFDKVAPSSAPVPMDGKGCKKERTFCRPNGSFLLSELWAGPTYSNSPPPSSLPIPKFSVRPKRTVSLDLPGSCSPEIEMRKIANSAPCSPRREDSPFARDFLVNADSATKTLCRILNLNLDDDE; encoded by the coding sequence ATGGAGACACTTGTTGTTGTAGCTCAGCATAGAAATCAATACTATAGCAGATCTAAAACAAAAGGTCATGCTCAATTTGGTTCTGTTTCACCTAGACACTTTAGAGGAATTAATTGTAGAACTTTTCAAACTGGCTCTGGTATTCTACCAACTCCATTCAAATCTTCTACTTTACTTTCACCTgatatttcttcaaaaacacCTTTAACTACTCCAATTGCAAACTCTGATAACAAGATTTTTGACAAAGTTGCCCCAAGTAGTGCCCCGGTACCTATGGATGGAAAAGGTTGTAAAAAGGAGAGAACTTTTTGTCGTCCTAATGGGAGTTTTTTGCTTTCAGAACTTTGGGCTGGACCTACTTACTCTAATTCACCGCCGCCGAGTTCTTTGCCTATTCCGAAATTCTCTGTTAGACCGAAGAGGACTGTGTCTCTTGATCTTCCTGGTTCTTGTTCACCTGAGATTGAAATGCGCAAGATTGCTAACTCTGCGCCGTGTTCCCCTCGTAGGGAGGATTCCCCTTTTGCTAGAGATTTCCTTGTTAATGCTGATTCTGCGACTAAGACTCTTTGTCGCATTCTCAATCTTAACTTGGATGATGATGAATGA
- the LOC101511525 gene encoding protein MARD1 yields MLLRNRSRAVTKPNLMADHSSQQSSNNQNCTKKTIPSLFGSPKFKDFTNNNNNNSTLFGTDHVLKSPTSILDTRLLSPYGFKNPFFHDKNTTQIIPNKTSWDKKDSRGIGVALFENSFEPNKGNVLFGTQLKVKIPFECQPCSGGDYFGTKTKDSPNIGLIMSLSEMELSEEYTCVISHGANPRTTHIFNNYIVEENYCSLPQNSNSVYENFLRVCYTCKKHLEQTKDIFIYRGEKAFCSRECRHREMVLDGVEGLEFQSTN; encoded by the exons ATGCTGCTAAGGAACAGATCAAGAGCAGTGACGAAGCCAAATTTAATGGCTGATCACAGTTCTCAACAATCTTCCAATAATCAAAATTGTACCAAAAAAACAATCCCTTCTTTATTTGgttcaccaaaattcaaagatttcaccaacaacaacaacaacaatagtaCTCTTTTTGGAACTGACCATGTTTTAAAAAGCCCAACTTCAATTCTTGACACTAGATTGTTATCACCCTATGGCTTTAAAAATCCATTCTTTCATGACAAAAACACAACACAAATTATTCCCAACAAAACCTCTTGGGACAAAAAAGATTCAAGAGGCATTGGTGTTGCTCTTTTTGAGAATTCTTTTGAACCAAACAAAGGAAATGTCCTGTTTGGAACACAACTTAAGGTTAAAATCCCATTTGAGTGTCAACCATGTAGTGGTGGTGATTATTTTGGGACCAAAACTAAGGATTCTCCAAACATAGGACTTATTATGTCTTTGAGTGAGATGGAACTTAGTGAGGAATATACATGTGTCATATCACATGGTGCTAATCCAAGAACAACtcatatattcaataattacaTTGTGGAGGAGAATTACTGTTCATTGCCACAAAACTCTAATTCTGTTTATGAGAATTTCCTTAGAGTATGTTACACTTGCAAGAAACATCTTGAGCAAACAAAGGATATCTTTATTTATAG AGGAGAGAAAGCTTTCTGCAGTAGAGAATGCAGGCACAGAGAAATGGTGTTAGATGGTGTAGAAGGTTTAGAATTTCAAAGTACTAATTAA